The Gammaproteobacteria bacterium DNA segment GTACTGCCTCATGCTCACGCGTACCGACACCGAGGCGGCCAAGCACGCGGGCCTGACGTTGTTCCTGTTGCCGCTGGACCAGCCCGGCTATGACCTCAACCGCGTTGATACGCTTGGCAACGAGCGCACCAACGTGACGTTCTACAGCGGCATGCGCGTGTCCGACGCCTACCGCCTGGGCGAAGTCAACGGTGGCGCCGCAGTGATGGCGGCGGCGCTTGCGCTGGAACAGAGCACCGGTGACTTCTTCCTTATCAGTCTGCGGCGCCTGTTCAAGCACGCCGCGGCATGGGCCAAGGCATCCGGGCCGTCCGCCGCGCGGATTGAGCGGCCCATGGTTCGTAGGGTCTTGACGCGCCTTCATGTCCAGATCGCCGTGCTCGAAGCGCTGACTCGGCGCGCACAGTCGGCGGGCATGAAGAAACAGCGCGACCGCTCGCTGGGCCCGATGACCAAGTTGTTCGGCAGCGAGGCGATGGTGAGGTCCGCGGCCGAACTCATGGATGCTGCCGGCAGCGAGGTCCTCGTGAGCGAGCACAGCGATCTTGGCTGGATCGAACTCGAAGCCCGGCGCTCAATCGCAACCACGATCTATGCGGGCACCAGTGAAGTACAGCGCAGTATCATCGCCGAAACTGCGCTCGGTCTGCCGCGTAGCCGGAGCTGACGAAGAGGGGTATACGATGTCGTCACATTTCACCTTGAGTGAATCCGACGGTTTGATCGAACTGGTGTTCGATCATCCGCAGAAACACAATGCGATCGACCTGCCGATGCTCGAAGGCCTTGCCGACGCACTGGAACGCCTCGCCACCAAGCCCGAGCTGCGCGTTCTGCTGATTCGTGCCAACGGCAAGTACTTTTCTTCGGGCGCAGATGTGGGTTCGCTGGTGATGCCGGACCTTGCGGGAAGTCCCAGCCGTTTCCGTCACGAGTACCGTCGCGGTGCGTTTCCGCTGCACGACATCTTCGACGAGATGGAACTGGTCGAAAAGCCCATCGTGGTGGCGCATCAGGGGCCTTGCCTGGGGGGCGCGCTGGAGATGTCGCTGTCCTGCGATTTCCGCCTGGCGGCCGAGAGTGCGCGTTACGGCCTGCCCGAAGCGGCAATGGGGTTGCTGCCGGGTTCCGGCGGCACCAGCCGGCTGACGCGGCTGGTCGGCACGCACTGGGCCCGCTGGCTGATCATCGCCGGGCGACAGTTCTCGG contains these protein-coding regions:
- a CDS encoding enoyl-CoA hydratase/isomerase family protein, whose amino-acid sequence is MSSHFTLSESDGLIELVFDHPQKHNAIDLPMLEGLADALERLATKPELRVLLIRANGKYFSSGADVGSLVMPDLAGSPSRFRHEYRRGAFPLHDIFDEMELVEKPIVVAHQGPCLGGALEMSLSCDFRLAAESARYGLPEAAMGLLPGSGGTSRLTRLVGTHWARWLIIAGRQFSAQQALTTGLVHDVLPDEGFAEAARAFCRSLTRQPAEMIAAAKLSIELSKDLDRAQGRNIERLSNSSLIFGAEHGERIAALRSRLSMKPGEAKG